The sequence CGGTGTGGGTGCCCGCCGAGGAGATCGATGTGACGTGGGACCTGCGTGGTGATGTGCGGGAGCCGCTGGATGTGGCGTTGGTGCGCCAGACCGGGGACCAGTCGGGGCCGAACTTCGGGCAGCTGGCCTTCTTCACCCTCGCCAGCGGTGTGGACCCGGCCAAGAAGAGGGTCACCATAGAGGTGCCGGACGTGCCGCCTGGGGCCGACTACGCCATCAGCATCTCCAGTGCCGACCCGCTGACGGTCTACAGCCACGCGCTCACTATCGCCGAGCCCGCCTAGAGCGTCTAGGACTCGCCGGGGACTTGCTGAGGGCCCGCCCAGAGCCCGCCCAGGAACCCACCTCGGCCCCACCGCCGCCCCCGGGACCCCGAAAACCCCACCGACCTCACCCTCCCCACCCCCATCTGAAGACGCACCGTGTCCGATCGGCTCCGGGCCGCGTGGGAAAACTCCTCCCCGCGGCCCGGTAGACTGCTCCCAGCAGCCGGAGTCCCTCTGGCTGACTTCGCGTGTCCGGCAGCCGTCCAACCGCAAGGCGAGACGGCCCCGAGGCGCCTCGGTCCGCCCTCCCAGCGCAAGCCCGGCGAGCGGTACAGCGCCGCGGGTCTGCTCGGCGACAGGTCATCGCACTTGCCGCCGCGAATGCCGGTCACCAGGGACAACCGAGACCGACCAAGGAGGACACGGCATGGCCGTCGTCACGATGCGCCAGCTCTTGGAGAGCGGCGTGCACTTCGGGCACCAGACCCGGCGCTGGAACCCGAAGATGAAGCGTTTCATCCTCACCGAGCGCAACAGCATCTACATCATCGACCTGCAGCAGTCGCTGTCGTACATCGACCGCGCCTACGAGTTCGTCAAGCAGACCGTCGCGCACGGCGGCACGGTGATGTTCATCGGCACCAAGAAGCAGGCCCAGGAAGCCATCGCCGAGCAGGCGACGCGCGTGGGCATGCCGTACGTGAACCACCGCTGGCTGGGCGGCATGCTGACCAACTTCAGCACCGTCTACAAGCGGATCCAGCGCCTGCGGGAGCTGGAGGAGGTCGACTTCGACGACGTCGCGTCCTCCGGTATGACCAAGAAGGAACTGCTGGTCATGCGCCGTGAGAAGGAGAAGCTCGAGCGCACGCTGGGCGGCATCCGGGACATGTCCCGCGTCCCGTCCGCGGTGTGGATCGTGGACACCAAGAAGGAGCACATCGCGGTCGGCGAGGCGCGCAAGCTGCGCATCCCGGTCGTGGCGATCCTGGACACCAACTGTGACCCGGACGAGGTCGACTACAAGATCCCTGGCAACGACGACGCGATCCGCTCCGTCGCCCTGCTGACCCGCGTGGTCGCCGACGCCGTCGCCGACGGTCTGATGTCCCGCGCCGGCAACAAGGCCGCCGAGGGCGAGCAGGCCGGCACCGTGGCCGTCGACGAGCCGCTGGCCGACTGGGAGCGCGACCTGCTGGCTGTGGACGACGCCAAGGCTGCCGACGCCGTCGCCGCCGAGGTCCCGGCCGTCGCCGAGGCTCCGGCTGCCGAGGCCCCCGCCGCCGAGGCCGTCACCGAGGCTCCGGCTGCCGAGGCCGCCACCGAGGCTCCGGCCGCCGAGGCTCCGGCTGTTGAGACCGCCGCCGACGCCCCGGCCGCTGAGGCCGCCGCCGAGGAGGCCCCGGCCGAGACCCCGGCCGCCCCGGCCGAGGACGCCCAGGCCTGAGCCGGTCCGACTGGTTGATTTCCGTGGTGCGCCGGGCGGTGACCCCGCCCGGCGCCCTCGAAAAGCCGATCCACGCCGATCCACTTAAGGACGACTAACAATGGCGAACTACACCGCCGCCGACGTCAAGAAGCTCCGCGAGCTGACGGCCGCCGGCATGATGGACTGCAAGAAGGCCCTGGAGGAGACCGACGGCGACCTCGACAAGGCTGTCGAGTTTCTGCGCGTCAAGGGCCTGAAGGGCGTCACCAAGCGCGAGGGCCGCTCGGCCTCCAACGGCCTGGTCGCCAGTGCCGTGGACGGTGTGGCCGGCACCCTGATCGAGCTGAACTGCGAGACCGACTTCGTCGCCAAGGGCGAGGCCTTCCAGACCGTCGCGGCCACCGTGCTCGCGCACGTCGTGAACGCCAAGCCGGCCGACGTCGCCGCGCTGCTGGCCTCCGAGCTGGAGCCGGGCAAGACCGTCCAGTCCTACCTGGACGAGGCGAACGCCACCCTGGGTGAGAAGATCGAGCTGCGCCGCTTCGCGCAGTTCCACGACGGCTACGTCGCCTCCTACCTGCACAAGACCTCCCCGGACATCCCGGCCCAGATCGGCGTCCTGGTCGAGCTCGACACTGTGAACAATGTCGGCGGAGCCGAACGGAACGCCGAGGTCGCCAAGGACGTCGCGCAGCACATCGCCGCGTTCTCGCCGTCCTACCTGACCCGCGACGAGGTCCCGGCCGACGTCGTCGAGAACGAGCGCCGTCTGGCCGAGGAGACCTCCCGCGAGGAGGGCAAGCCGGAGGCCGCGCTGCCGAAGATCGTCGAGGGTCGCGTCAACGGCTTCTTCAAGGAGAACGTCGTCCTGGAGCAGGCCTTCGCCAAGGACCCGAAGAAGACCGTCGCCAAGGTTCTGGACGAGGCCGGCGTTTCGCTTAAGCGTTTCGCGCGGTTCCGTGTCGGTAGCTGACGGAATCTGAAAAACTAAAGAGCACCGAATAGCTACGTCGAAGGAGCCGCTGCTGTGAAGGAAACCAATAAGGAAACCGACACGGCGGCGGTTCCTTCGCGTTCTGAAAAGAACCGCAGGGTTCTGCTCAAGCTTTCCGGCGAGGTGTTCGGCGGCGGGCAGATCGGCGTGGACCCGGAAGTCGTCAAGAGCATCGCCAAGGAGATCGCGGACGTCGTCTCCGAGGGCGGCGTCGAGGTCGCGGTCGTGGTCGGCGGCGGCAACTTCTTCCGCGGCGCGGAGCTGTCCCAGCACGGCATGGAGCGCTCCCGCGCGGACTACATGGGCATGCTGGGCACGGTCATGAACTGCCTGGCGCTTCAGGACTTCCTGGAGAAGCTGGGCATCCCCACCCGGGTGCAGAGCGCGATCACCATGAGCCAGGTCGCCGAGCCCTACATCCCGCGCCGCGCGATCCGGCACTTGGAGAAGGGCCGCGTGGTGATCTTCGGCGCGGGCGCCGGCATGCCGTACTTCTCCACCGACACCACCGCCGCGCAGCGCGCGCTGGAGATCCACGCCGAGTCCATCCTGATGGCCAAGCAGGGGACCGACGGCGTGTACGACTCCGACCCGAACAAGAACCCGGACGCGGTCAAGTACGACACGCTGTCCTACGACGAGTTCCTGGCGCGCAATCTGAAGATCGCGGACGCCACCTCGGTCTCCCTGTGCCGGGACAACGGCATGCCGATCGTGGTGTTCGGCCTGCAGTTGGGCAACATCGCGCGGGCCATCCGCGGGGAGAAGCTCGGGACCGTCATCGGACCGGCGCACTGAGCCCGACCGCGCACCGTTTCGGTACGGCCGACCGCGAACGCACTAAGCTGCGCTTGAGCTTTGTCGTGGACACAGCAGAGCGCGAAGACTTCTAGGGAGCCCCCAAGTGATCGATGAGACCCTCCTCGACGCCGAGGAGAAGATGGACAAGGCCGTCGAGGTCGCCAAGGAGGATCTGTCGGGGGTCCGCACCGGCCGAGCCAACCCGGCGATGTTCAGCAAGCTGACCGCCGAGTACTACGGCGCCGCCACTCCGCTGAGCCAGATGGCCTCCTTCCAGGTCCAGGACGCGCGCATGGTGGTCATCTCCCCGTATGACAAGACGGCGCTGGCCGCGATCGAGCGCTCGATCCGCGACAGCGACCTGGGTGTGAACCCGACCAACGACGGCCAGATCATCCGCGTGGTGTTCCCGCAGCTCACCGAGGAGCGCCGCAAGGAGTACATCAAGGTGGCCCGCGCCAAGGGCGAGGACGCCAAGATCTCCATCCGCAACATCCGCCGGCATGCCAAGGAGACCCTGGACAAGCTGGCCAAGGACGGCGAGGCCGGCGAGGACGACGTGCGCCGCGCCGAGAAGCACCTGGACGAGCTGACGCAGAAGCACACCGCGCAGATCGACGAGATGCTCAAGCACAAGGAATCCGAGCTGCTGGAGGTCTGAGCCCTCAGGGGCTCGGGGCTTCCACCCGGCGGCCAGGCAGGCACTCCGACGTAGAGCACGGACCGGCGGCTATGATCGCTGCCGGTCCGTCGCGTTTTCTCACCGAGTTCACGCGGTGAGGGCGGCGGAGTTCACGAGGGGCGAGTAGGGGCGAGTAGGGGATGGTGCGGGCGCATGGCATCCACGCAGACCAGGCGCGGTGAGGCCCAGGCCCCCGGCGAGGGGCCGGGAGGCGGCGGCGCCGGGCGCTCCGGCGCCGGTGCGCGGGGCTCCGGCGGACCTGGTGGCCCCGGTGGCCCTGGCGGACCTGCCGGCCCGGGCGGCTACGGCGGGCCCAGCGGCCCAAGCGGCCCCAACGGTCCCGGTTCCGGCGCGGGCGGTTACGGCGGCCCTGGCGGCCCCAACGGTCCCGGTCCCGGTTCCGGCGCACGCGGCGCGGGCGGCGGCAACCCCGGCAACGCGGGCGCGGCCCCGGGCAAGCCCTCCGGCCGGGCCGGGCGCAACCTGCCGGCCGCCATCGGCGTCGGCGTGGGCCTGGGCGCGGTGCTGCTCGGCACGCTCTTCCTGCGAGGCGCGTTCGCGGTGGTCGTCGCGATCGCGGTGGTGATAGGCGTCCGCGAACTGGCGCAGGCGATGGGCACCCGGGACATCCGAGTGCCATGGCCGCCGATCGCCGTCGGCGGGCTGGGCATGATCGCCGGCTCCTGGTTCGGCGGCCCGACCGCGATGGTCGCGGTGCTGGCCATGACCGCGCTGGCGGTGCTGGTCTGGCGGATGGCCGAGGGCGCGGACGGCTTCCTGCGCGACGCCACCGCGGGCCTGTTCACCCTGGTCTACGTCCCGATGCTGGCCTCGTTCGCGGTGCTGATGCTGGCCCAGGACAACGGCTACAAGCGCGTCATCCTGTTCCTGTTGCTCCCGATCGCCAACGACACCGGCGGGTACGCCACCGGCGTCTTCTTCGGCAAGCACAAGCTGGCGCCGAAGATCTCGCCCGGCAAGACCTGGGAGGGCCTGGCCGGCTCGCTGATCGTGACCGCCGCGGTGGGCGCCGTGGGGATCACGCAGATGCTCGACGGCAAGGTCTGGCAGGGCGTCCTGCTCGGCATCGCGGGGGTGGCCGCGGCCACGCTCGGCGACCTCGTCGAGTCCGTGATCAAGCGCGACCTCGGGATCAAGGACATGGGGAACCTGCTCCCCGGCCACGGCGGCATCATGGACCGGCTGGACTCGATGCTGGCCACCGTTCCGGTGGCGTGGCTGCTGCTGAGCTTGTTCCTCGGCTGGAAGTAGCGGCTCTGATACGGAGCTATATAGAACGGCATAGCGCGGCGGCCCTGCGCGATATCCCTATAGGGAATCGCACAGGGCCGCCGCGCTATTAGAGAAGAACTCCATTAAGCGGCGAGCACCGCGGCGACCGCTGTAGCGGCTTCGACTGCCAGAACCGCTTCGACAAAGCCCGCCGGATTGTCCAGCGTGATGTTGTGGCCGCAATCCGGCACCGCCATGACATGGACGCCTGCGGCGGCCAGCTCATCGGCCCCCGCCAGGTCGCCGTCGGCGTGCGGGTAGAGGTAGGCCCGGGGGATGTCCAGGGTCTTCAGGATCGCGCGTCCCTCGAACTTCACCAGGTCCGCCGCGCTGCGATACAGGGCCACCGCGCCGGCCAGCCGCATCGTCGCGCGCCACCCCGGGTTCACGCGCTCCAGCGTCTCCTCGTAGCCGCCCCCGAGCAGGAACACGGTCTCGCCGTACCGTGCGATCTGCGAGGAACCGGGGCGCGGGATCTCCGGCGCCGGATCCAGGTTCGAGTCGATCAGCACCAGGCTCGCGACCAGGTCTGGATGTCTGAGTGCCAGCACGATCGCGACGGAGCCGCCCATGCTGTGCGCGAGCACCTGCGCGCCGGACACGCCGGCTTCCCGCAGCGCGGTCGCGACCCAGTCGGCGTGCTCCACCAGCGCGTAGTCGGCGTCGACGGGGCGGTCGCTGATCCCGAAGCCGAGCAGGTCCAGCAGCAGCGAGCGCCGCCCGCGCAGGCCGTCGCTCGCGGCGACCTCGGCGAAGCAGTGGCTGGAGCTGCCGCCGAGGCCGTGGAGGAAGACGCGGGCCGGCTCGGCCCCGGGCAGCTCGGTCCAGCGG is a genomic window of Catenulispora sp. MAP5-51 containing:
- a CDS encoding GPI anchored serine-threonine rich family protein, translating into MSLGKKLGKMDAAVDEVLMRPDSPAFPNADRLEITYPGDDAVWVPAEEIDVTWDLRGDVREPLDVALVRQTGDQSGPNFGQLAFFTLASGVDPAKKRVTIEVPDVPPGADYAISISSADPLTVYSHALTIAEPA
- the rpsB gene encoding 30S ribosomal protein S2, which gives rise to MAVVTMRQLLESGVHFGHQTRRWNPKMKRFILTERNSIYIIDLQQSLSYIDRAYEFVKQTVAHGGTVMFIGTKKQAQEAIAEQATRVGMPYVNHRWLGGMLTNFSTVYKRIQRLRELEEVDFDDVASSGMTKKELLVMRREKEKLERTLGGIRDMSRVPSAVWIVDTKKEHIAVGEARKLRIPVVAILDTNCDPDEVDYKIPGNDDAIRSVALLTRVVADAVADGLMSRAGNKAAEGEQAGTVAVDEPLADWERDLLAVDDAKAADAVAAEVPAVAEAPAAEAPAAEAVTEAPAAEAATEAPAAEAPAVETAADAPAAEAAAEEAPAETPAAPAEDAQA
- the tsf gene encoding translation elongation factor Ts, with the protein product MANYTAADVKKLRELTAAGMMDCKKALEETDGDLDKAVEFLRVKGLKGVTKREGRSASNGLVASAVDGVAGTLIELNCETDFVAKGEAFQTVAATVLAHVVNAKPADVAALLASELEPGKTVQSYLDEANATLGEKIELRRFAQFHDGYVASYLHKTSPDIPAQIGVLVELDTVNNVGGAERNAEVAKDVAQHIAAFSPSYLTRDEVPADVVENERRLAEETSREEGKPEAALPKIVEGRVNGFFKENVVLEQAFAKDPKKTVAKVLDEAGVSLKRFARFRVGS
- the pyrH gene encoding UMP kinase; amino-acid sequence: MKETNKETDTAAVPSRSEKNRRVLLKLSGEVFGGGQIGVDPEVVKSIAKEIADVVSEGGVEVAVVVGGGNFFRGAELSQHGMERSRADYMGMLGTVMNCLALQDFLEKLGIPTRVQSAITMSQVAEPYIPRRAIRHLEKGRVVIFGAGAGMPYFSTDTTAAQRALEIHAESILMAKQGTDGVYDSDPNKNPDAVKYDTLSYDEFLARNLKIADATSVSLCRDNGMPIVVFGLQLGNIARAIRGEKLGTVIGPAH
- the frr gene encoding ribosome recycling factor, whose product is MDKAVEVAKEDLSGVRTGRANPAMFSKLTAEYYGAATPLSQMASFQVQDARMVVISPYDKTALAAIERSIRDSDLGVNPTNDGQIIRVVFPQLTEERRKEYIKVARAKGEDAKISIRNIRRHAKETLDKLAKDGEAGEDDVRRAEKHLDELTQKHTAQIDEMLKHKESELLEV
- a CDS encoding phosphatidate cytidylyltransferase, whose product is MASTQTRRGEAQAPGEGPGGGGAGRSGAGARGSGGPGGPGGPGGPAGPGGYGGPSGPSGPNGPGSGAGGYGGPGGPNGPGPGSGARGAGGGNPGNAGAAPGKPSGRAGRNLPAAIGVGVGLGAVLLGTLFLRGAFAVVVAIAVVIGVRELAQAMGTRDIRVPWPPIAVGGLGMIAGSWFGGPTAMVAVLAMTALAVLVWRMAEGADGFLRDATAGLFTLVYVPMLASFAVLMLAQDNGYKRVILFLLLPIANDTGGYATGVFFGKHKLAPKISPGKTWEGLAGSLIVTAAVGAVGITQMLDGKVWQGVLLGIAGVAAATLGDLVESVIKRDLGIKDMGNLLPGHGGIMDRLDSMLATVPVAWLLLSLFLGWK
- a CDS encoding alpha/beta fold hydrolase, which codes for MTLHTAEVRADGSAIRWTELPGAEPARVFLHGLGGSSSHCFAEVAASDGLRGRRSLLLDLLGFGISDRPVDADYALVEHADWVATALREAGVSGAQVLAHSMGGSVAIVLALRHPDLVASLVLIDSNLDPAPEIPRPGSSQIARYGETVFLLGGGYEETLERVNPGWRATMRLAGAVALYRSAADLVKFEGRAILKTLDIPRAYLYPHADGDLAGADELAAAGVHVMAVPDCGHNITLDNPAGFVEAVLAVEAATAVAAVLAA